In Chitinophaga nivalis, a single genomic region encodes these proteins:
- a CDS encoding efflux RND transporter permease subunit, whose translation MFDTFIKRPVLSLVISLIITLVGLLALFTLPVTQFPDIVPPSVTVTAKYTGANAEVSAKAVSTPLERAINGVPGMTYMSSVSSNDGITVIQVFFQVGTDPDQAAVNVQNRVATIIDELPEEVIKAGVTTEKEVNSMLLYLNVMSEDTTLNEQFIYNFADINVLQELKRIDGVGRAEIMGAKEYAMRIWLKPDRMLAYNVSADEVIQCIRKQNIEAAPGKTGESSDKNPLMLQYVLRYTGKFFEPQQYEQIVLRAGNDGSVLHLKDIADVEFGSLTYSMVSKTDGKPSASIMLKQRPGSNAREVINNVKQKMEEMKNTSFPPGMTFNFNYDVSRFLDASIHEVVRTLFEAFLLVFIVVFIFLQDFRSTLIPALAVPVALIGTLAFMQMMGFSINLLTLFALVLAIGIVVDNAIVVVEAVHVKMTEEHLPPMEATLAAMREISGALVAITLVMSAVFIPVAFLSGPVGVFYRQFSLTLAISIVISGINAVTLTPALCAIMLKDTHGKPRKKNLLQRFFNTFNKGYTATENKYAKLISFIAGRRLITLACLVFFFAATWGVSAILPSGFIPTEDQGMIYVNVTTPPGATVERTEEVLDQVQAIAAQLGEVESVSTLAGYSLVNEVAGASYGMGMVNLKPWEARDASVQDIIKILQEKTAGIADASIEFFPPPTVPGFGNSSGFELRLLDRSGSGDLRQTAQITNQFIDALKKRPEIGSAFTSFDADFPQYLIHVDQAMAAKKGVSIENAMSNLQTLMGSFYASNFIRFGQMYKVMVQADPHYRTKPDDLLRLYVKNDRGEMVSYSDFVKLERVYGPEQLTRYNMYTAAMINGDAAAGFSSSQAIAAVQEVAAKELPRGYSYEWSGMTREQILSGNQAIYIFIIVLIFVYLLLAAQYESFLLPLPVLLSLPAGIFGAFFSLKLLGLENNIYAQVALVMLVGLLGKNAILIVEFAILRNKHGASVLNAAKEGAVSRLRPILMTSFAFIAGLIPLCIASGAGAMGNRSIGTAAAGGMLIGTLFGVIIIPGLYVLFASMTRKKSVELKAYTNE comes from the coding sequence ATGTTTGATACTTTTATAAAACGACCGGTGTTATCACTGGTCATATCGCTTATTATCACGTTGGTAGGCTTACTGGCCCTGTTTACACTGCCGGTAACCCAGTTCCCCGACATCGTACCTCCTTCTGTTACCGTTACCGCCAAATATACCGGCGCCAACGCAGAAGTATCTGCCAAAGCCGTTTCTACACCGCTGGAACGCGCCATCAACGGGGTGCCCGGCATGACCTACATGTCGTCGGTATCCAGTAACGACGGTATCACTGTCATCCAGGTATTTTTCCAGGTGGGTACCGACCCCGACCAGGCTGCCGTAAACGTTCAAAACAGGGTAGCCACCATTATCGATGAATTACCGGAAGAAGTAATCAAAGCGGGTGTAACCACGGAAAAAGAGGTAAACAGTATGCTGCTTTATCTCAACGTGATGAGTGAAGACACTACGCTCAACGAACAGTTTATCTACAACTTTGCAGACATCAACGTACTGCAGGAACTGAAACGTATTGACGGGGTAGGCCGTGCGGAAATCATGGGCGCCAAGGAATACGCCATGCGTATATGGCTGAAACCCGATCGCATGCTGGCATACAACGTATCTGCGGATGAAGTGATTCAATGCATCCGCAAACAAAATATCGAAGCCGCTCCCGGAAAAACCGGCGAAAGCTCCGATAAAAATCCATTGATGTTACAGTATGTACTGCGTTACACGGGTAAGTTCTTTGAACCGCAGCAATACGAACAGATTGTACTGCGCGCCGGCAACGATGGATCTGTACTGCACCTGAAAGATATTGCCGATGTCGAATTCGGCTCACTCACCTACAGCATGGTGTCTAAAACAGATGGTAAACCTTCTGCTTCCATCATGCTCAAACAAAGACCCGGCTCCAATGCACGTGAGGTGATCAACAATGTGAAACAGAAGATGGAGGAAATGAAAAATACTTCTTTTCCGCCGGGCATGACTTTCAACTTCAACTACGATGTATCCCGCTTCCTCGACGCTTCTATTCATGAAGTAGTACGCACCTTGTTTGAAGCGTTCCTGCTGGTATTCATCGTGGTATTTATATTCCTGCAGGATTTCAGGTCTACCCTTATTCCGGCGCTGGCCGTACCGGTAGCGCTGATCGGTACACTGGCATTTATGCAGATGATGGGCTTTTCCATTAACCTGCTTACGCTGTTTGCACTGGTGCTGGCCATTGGTATTGTGGTAGATAATGCGATTGTGGTAGTAGAGGCCGTACACGTGAAGATGACTGAAGAACACCTGCCGCCGATGGAGGCTACCCTGGCTGCTATGCGGGAAATCAGCGGCGCCCTGGTGGCTATTACCCTGGTGATGTCGGCCGTGTTTATTCCGGTAGCATTCCTCTCCGGTCCGGTGGGGGTATTTTACCGGCAGTTCTCCCTCACACTCGCCATCTCCATTGTGATATCGGGTATCAATGCGGTCACGTTAACGCCTGCACTGTGTGCGATTATGCTGAAAGATACCCATGGCAAGCCACGCAAAAAGAACCTGCTGCAACGTTTCTTCAACACCTTCAATAAAGGATACACCGCTACAGAAAACAAGTATGCGAAACTGATCAGCTTTATTGCCGGCAGAAGATTAATCACGCTGGCCTGTCTCGTATTTTTCTTTGCCGCTACCTGGGGTGTCAGCGCGATCCTGCCTTCCGGCTTTATTCCAACAGAAGACCAGGGTATGATCTATGTAAACGTGACTACACCGCCGGGAGCTACGGTAGAACGTACAGAAGAAGTGCTGGACCAGGTGCAGGCCATTGCGGCGCAGCTGGGCGAAGTGGAATCCGTATCTACCCTGGCAGGTTACAGCCTGGTGAATGAAGTAGCCGGCGCCTCCTACGGTATGGGTATGGTGAACCTGAAACCATGGGAAGCACGCGATGCATCTGTACAGGATATCATTAAAATACTGCAGGAGAAAACAGCCGGTATTGCAGATGCCAGCATAGAATTTTTCCCGCCGCCTACCGTACCGGGCTTCGGTAACTCCAGCGGATTTGAATTACGCTTACTGGATCGCAGCGGTAGCGGAGATCTCCGTCAGACGGCGCAAATCACCAACCAGTTTATTGACGCGTTGAAAAAAAGACCGGAAATAGGCAGCGCCTTTACCAGTTTTGATGCCGATTTCCCGCAATATCTCATTCATGTGGATCAGGCCATGGCAGCGAAAAAAGGCGTAAGCATCGAGAATGCCATGAGCAACCTGCAAACACTGATGGGCAGCTTTTATGCCTCGAACTTTATCCGCTTTGGTCAGATGTACAAAGTAATGGTACAGGCAGATCCGCACTACAGAACCAAACCAGACGATCTGTTGCGCCTCTACGTAAAAAATGACCGCGGTGAAATGGTCTCCTACTCGGACTTTGTGAAACTGGAACGGGTATATGGCCCGGAACAGCTCACCCGCTACAATATGTATACTGCCGCTATGATCAATGGGGATGCCGCCGCCGGCTTCAGTAGCAGCCAGGCGATTGCCGCTGTTCAGGAAGTAGCTGCGAAAGAATTACCTCGTGGCTATAGCTATGAGTGGAGCGGTATGACACGGGAACAGATTCTCTCCGGTAACCAGGCGATCTACATTTTTATCATTGTATTGATATTCGTGTACCTGTTGCTCGCAGCACAGTACGAAAGTTTCCTGTTGCCACTGCCGGTGTTGCTGTCATTACCAGCAGGTATCTTCGGCGCCTTCTTCTCCCTGAAATTACTGGGACTGGAGAACAACATCTATGCGCAGGTGGCGCTGGTAATGCTCGTAGGCTTGTTAGGTAAAAATGCGATCCTGATCGTAGAATTTGCAATTCTCCGTAATAAACACGGGGCTTCTGTACTCAATGCAGCCAAAGAAGGCGCGGTATCCAGGCTGCGCCCTATTCTGATGACCTCCTTCGCTTTCATTGCGGGGCTGATTCCTTTATGTATTGCTTCCGGTGCGGGTGCTATGGGTAACCGTTCTATCGGTACCGCCGCTGCAGGTGGGATGCTTATCGGTACGCTCTTCGGGGTGATCATCATTCCCGGATTATATGTGCTGTTTGCCAGTATGACCAGAAAAAAATCCGTTGAACTTAAAGCTTACACCAATGAATAA
- a CDS encoding TolC family protein, with protein MNKRIYQYALCACLATGAAACSTQKALVLPERITVPVTSDNNSDTLSLTGFEQVFQDPHLRSLIDSALRNNYDLLSASQQVSAAQARLMMAKNAWLPSVNLALAAGVDHYADYTLNGVGNYDTNLSPNISKDQRIPGTTPEYFAGIRSSWEIDLWGKLKSQRQASYARFLASTQGRRLLITQVVAGITGLYYELMAMDNELIIIHRNIKLQEAAVATVNIQKAGGRATELAVQQFTAQLLSTQALEYGVRQEITALENQINALSGRLPQPTKRSTVQDSAALPPIVKGGIPAQLLLQRPDVQRAELELTAAKADVKAARAAFLPAITITPYAGYNAFKANLLFQSPASLAWGVLGNMTTPIFNQKQLKAQYNISKTSAYTAFYNYQQAIVNGYQEVATALNKVDNQQQAFTLKSKEVGVLKEAVATANILFTTGYANYLEVITAQKNVLEAELALVSTRRNVYQGMVSLYRSLGGN; from the coding sequence ATGAATAAACGAATATATCAATATGCTTTATGCGCCTGTCTGGCTACCGGTGCTGCCGCCTGTTCCACACAGAAGGCACTGGTGCTTCCAGAGCGTATAACCGTACCCGTTACTTCCGATAACAACAGCGATACCTTGTCGCTGACAGGTTTTGAACAGGTATTCCAGGATCCGCATCTGCGTAGTCTCATCGACTCCGCCCTGCGGAACAACTACGACCTGTTATCCGCTTCCCAACAGGTTTCTGCCGCTCAGGCGCGGCTCATGATGGCCAAAAATGCGTGGCTGCCGTCTGTCAACCTGGCCCTGGCCGCCGGAGTGGATCATTACGCCGACTATACCCTCAACGGGGTGGGTAACTACGATACCAACCTCTCGCCTAATATCAGCAAGGATCAGCGTATTCCGGGCACAACGCCGGAATACTTCGCCGGTATCCGCAGCAGCTGGGAAATTGACCTGTGGGGTAAACTGAAAAGTCAGCGGCAGGCTTCCTATGCCCGCTTCCTGGCCAGTACCCAGGGACGCAGACTGCTGATCACACAGGTAGTAGCCGGCATCACCGGTTTATACTATGAGCTGATGGCGATGGATAATGAACTGATCATCATCCATCGCAACATTAAACTGCAGGAAGCTGCCGTAGCAACGGTGAATATTCAGAAAGCCGGTGGCAGGGCTACAGAGCTGGCCGTACAACAATTCACGGCCCAGCTGCTGAGTACCCAGGCACTGGAATATGGCGTAAGACAAGAAATTACGGCACTGGAAAATCAGATCAATGCGCTCTCCGGCCGGTTACCACAGCCGACAAAACGCAGTACAGTACAGGATTCCGCCGCGTTGCCACCGATCGTAAAAGGAGGTATTCCGGCGCAGTTGCTGCTGCAACGCCCGGATGTACAACGCGCCGAGCTGGAACTGACCGCTGCCAAAGCAGACGTAAAAGCGGCCAGGGCAGCCTTTCTGCCGGCAATTACCATTACACCTTATGCGGGCTACAATGCCTTCAAGGCGAATCTCCTGTTTCAGTCGCCCGCCTCGCTGGCCTGGGGTGTACTGGGTAATATGACCACCCCCATCTTCAATCAGAAACAGCTCAAAGCACAATATAATATCAGTAAAACAAGCGCCTATACAGCCTTCTACAATTATCAGCAGGCGATTGTAAATGGTTATCAGGAAGTAGCTACGGCGCTGAACAAAGTAGATAACCAGCAACAGGCTTTTACGCTGAAAAGCAAGGAAGTAGGCGTGCTGAAAGAAGCGGTAGCTACCGCTAATATTCTTTTCACTACAGGTTATGCCAACTACCTGGAGGTGATTACGGCACAGAAGAATGTACTGGAAGCAGAACTGGCACTGGTAAGTACCCGTCGTAATGTATACCAGGGAATGGTATCCCTGTATCGTTCGTTGGGCGGCAATTAA
- a CDS encoding alpha/beta hydrolase-fold protein produces the protein MQILKLFLLVCLLWLTGTHAAAQDMSSYSRESFSRKGKTLQYRLLTPANYNIQQKYPLVIFLHGAGERGWDNNAQLLHGGELFLRDTIRERYPAFVLFPQCPGNETWAPMKMVRDSTGKVIRADFPLDVPAPAPTQLLTQLLDSLLATGKVDPKRVYIGGLSLGGMGTFYLITRYPRLFAAAFPICGAGNTDAAGDFAGKVPVWMFHGGADMTVPVEASRAYNIRLKALKAAPKYTEYPGVGHNSWDSAFVEPDLMRWIFSHKKK, from the coding sequence ATGCAAATCCTGAAACTTTTTTTACTGGTATGCCTGTTATGGCTAACCGGTACTCATGCCGCTGCGCAGGATATGAGCAGCTATAGCCGCGAATCGTTTAGCCGTAAAGGTAAGACCCTGCAATACCGGTTGCTGACTCCCGCCAATTACAATATTCAGCAAAAATACCCGTTGGTCATCTTCCTGCATGGCGCCGGAGAAAGGGGATGGGATAACAATGCCCAGCTGTTGCATGGCGGGGAACTTTTCCTGCGCGATACCATCCGGGAGCGTTATCCCGCTTTTGTATTGTTTCCGCAATGTCCGGGCAATGAAACCTGGGCGCCCATGAAAATGGTACGCGACAGCACCGGCAAGGTCATCAGGGCTGATTTCCCGCTGGATGTACCCGCCCCTGCGCCCACTCAGCTACTGACGCAATTGCTGGACAGCCTGCTGGCTACCGGTAAAGTAGATCCCAAAAGAGTTTACATCGGCGGCTTGTCGCTGGGTGGAATGGGAACATTTTACCTGATTACCCGGTACCCCCGCTTGTTTGCCGCTGCCTTTCCCATCTGTGGCGCCGGTAATACCGATGCTGCCGGTGATTTTGCCGGTAAAGTGCCAGTATGGATGTTTCATGGCGGAGCAGATATGACCGTACCTGTGGAGGCATCCCGTGCATATAATATCCGGCTGAAAGCGCTGAAAGCAGCGCCTAAATATACCGAGTATCCTGGCGTAGGCCACAACAGCTGGGACAGTGCATTTGTAGAACCGGATTTAATGAGATGGATTTTTAGTCATAAAAAGAAATAA
- a CDS encoding O-methyltransferase translates to MSLAQQYNLAGKYLKYRFTSGNRHDVHSPFVFSLIEEVLRDKTQHAAFGEIEALRKQLLRSQETLQVTDLGAGSLISTGNERKVSDITRYAAKQPKFGQLFYRLIQYFQPGRILELGTSMGLSTAYMAKAAPRAKVYTIEGCPNIAARAAKNFAALNIKNITQVTGNFDTVLPDVLKQLQLPDWVYIDGNHRKEPTIAYFEQCLQFADEYSLFIFDDIHWTPDMEEAWHTIQAHPQVTMTIDLFFVGLVFFRKDFKIPQHFTLKY, encoded by the coding sequence GTGAGTTTAGCGCAACAATATAATCTGGCCGGCAAATACCTGAAGTATCGTTTTACTTCAGGTAACCGTCATGATGTACATTCCCCTTTTGTATTTTCCTTAATTGAAGAGGTGTTAAGGGATAAAACACAGCATGCGGCCTTCGGCGAAATTGAGGCGTTGCGCAAACAATTACTCCGCAGTCAGGAAACCCTGCAGGTAACCGATCTCGGAGCCGGGTCCCTGATATCAACCGGTAATGAACGAAAGGTGAGCGATATTACCCGATATGCCGCCAAACAGCCCAAATTCGGGCAGTTATTCTACCGGTTGATCCAATACTTTCAGCCGGGCAGAATCCTGGAATTAGGGACTTCTATGGGATTATCCACGGCCTATATGGCCAAGGCTGCTCCCCGCGCTAAAGTATACACCATTGAAGGCTGTCCCAATATAGCAGCCCGGGCAGCCAAGAACTTTGCGGCCCTTAATATTAAAAACATCACCCAGGTAACCGGTAACTTCGATACCGTACTGCCCGATGTACTCAAACAACTGCAACTACCCGACTGGGTATATATAGACGGTAATCACCGTAAAGAGCCTACCATCGCTTATTTCGAGCAATGCCTGCAGTTCGCGGACGAATATTCCCTCTTTATTTTTGACGATATTCACTGGACACCGGATATGGAGGAAGCCTGGCATACCATTCAGGCGCACCCGCAGGTAACTATGACCATCGACCTCTTTTTTGTCGGGTTGGTATTCTTCCGGAAGGATTTCAAAATCCCCCAGCACTTTACACTGAAATATTAA
- a CDS encoding glycosyltransferase family 2 protein, giving the protein MLNNKKIVVVLPAYNAALTLEKTYREIPFEIVDEVVLVDDASKDDTIEVGRRLGIKHLIRHDNNKGYGGNQKSCYNKALELGADIVVMLHPDYQYTPHLIIAMCSIIANDVYPVVFGSRILGKGALKGGMPIYKYIANRCLTFVQNVLIGQKLSEYHTGYRTFSADVLRNINYMADDDDFVFDNEMVSQIFMKGYDIAEITCPTKYFDEASSINFKRSAIYGIGVLRVSLQHRLHMWGLMKGKIY; this is encoded by the coding sequence ATGCTCAACAACAAAAAGATTGTGGTGGTATTACCAGCCTACAATGCCGCGCTGACGCTGGAAAAAACATATCGTGAAATCCCGTTTGAAATAGTGGATGAAGTGGTATTGGTAGACGACGCCAGTAAAGATGATACCATAGAGGTAGGAAGAAGACTGGGAATTAAGCACCTGATACGCCATGATAACAATAAGGGCTATGGCGGTAATCAGAAGTCCTGTTATAATAAAGCATTGGAACTGGGTGCGGATATTGTGGTGATGTTACACCCCGATTATCAATATACACCTCATCTGATCATTGCTATGTGCAGTATCATCGCCAATGATGTGTATCCGGTGGTGTTCGGGTCGAGGATTCTGGGTAAAGGCGCCCTGAAAGGAGGCATGCCTATCTATAAATACATTGCCAACCGCTGCCTGACCTTTGTACAGAATGTACTGATCGGTCAGAAACTCAGCGAGTACCATACCGGCTATAGAACGTTTTCTGCAGATGTGTTGCGTAATATCAACTATATGGCAGATGATGATGATTTTGTGTTTGATAATGAAATGGTATCCCAGATATTTATGAAAGGATACGATATTGCAGAGATTACGTGTCCTACCAAGTACTTTGATGAAGCTTCCAGTATCAACTTCAAACGCAGTGCGATCTATGGAATAGGCGTATTGCGGGTGTCTTTACAGCACCGGTTGCATATGTGGGGCCTTATGAAGGGAAAAATCTATTAA